A part of Methanohalobium evestigatum Z-7303 genomic DNA contains:
- a CDS encoding MFS transporter, translating into MNLTTRVILLVLCLVAFFGMTGSALMGPVLPDMVDPLNSTPEAVGWVMGVYTLSNALFMLLLGTRIDNLARKKVLITCLIINGLSGFAGFFAPNLPVLLVFRFIQGIGTAGMMPLVMTMIGELYKNIERIHAMGRVSLTTSIGEVTAPLIGGSLAIFGWNYPFLFYGLTIPLAIVSVFVLPETNVVLPKQKTGIYEIVTALKNFNVAYTMFLVSALFFFLFTIIIYVPFLLKDNFGFTAQGAGIALGIQGASMAVVASQTKRLSLIFSNQTITIAGFVIVGIAITGMSYAYNLTSVFLLLLIFGAGFGILIPFLNTLITQVAPTRVMGGIISIFNTMKFVGMTLASGILGFILLKSGLEYVFIVSGLIAFGVVIINSFVYRKFQNKT; encoded by the coding sequence ATGAACCTGACTACAAGAGTGATTCTGCTTGTTTTATGTCTGGTTGCTTTTTTCGGTATGACTGGAAGTGCCCTTATGGGACCGGTTTTGCCGGACATGGTAGACCCACTTAATTCTACCCCTGAAGCTGTTGGTTGGGTCATGGGAGTTTACACCCTATCCAATGCATTGTTCATGCTGTTACTGGGAACCAGAATCGATAATCTGGCTCGAAAAAAGGTTCTGATAACCTGCCTTATTATTAACGGTTTATCCGGCTTCGCCGGTTTTTTTGCACCAAACCTGCCTGTATTGCTCGTTTTCAGATTCATTCAGGGTATAGGAACCGCCGGCATGATGCCACTGGTTATGACTATGATAGGTGAATTGTATAAAAACATTGAACGCATTCATGCAATGGGTAGAGTTAGTCTGACCACATCTATAGGCGAAGTTACTGCTCCACTTATTGGCGGAAGTCTTGCTATATTTGGCTGGAACTACCCATTTCTGTTTTATGGTTTAACCATACCTCTGGCTATTGTTTCTGTGTTTGTATTGCCCGAAACAAATGTAGTGTTGCCAAAACAAAAAACTGGAATTTATGAAATTGTTACCGCTCTTAAAAATTTCAATGTAGCATACACCATGTTTCTGGTTTCTGCATTGTTCTTTTTCCTGTTTACAATTATAATCTATGTTCCTTTTCTTTTGAAAGATAATTTTGGGTTTACAGCACAGGGTGCAGGTATCGCTCTTGGAATTCAGGGTGCATCGATGGCTGTTGTTGCATCACAGACCAAAAGACTGTCATTGATATTCTCAAATCAGACTATAACAATAGCCGGATTCGTGATTGTAGGAATCGCTATTACAGGTATGTCTTATGCTTACAATTTGACATCTGTATTTTTATTATTGCTCATCTTTGGTGCAGGTTTTGGTATATTGATACCGTTTCTTAATACATTGATAACCCAAGTAGCTCCTACCAGAGTCATGGGAGGTATTATTTCTATATTTAATACCATGAAATTTGTCGGTATGACTTTGGCATCCGGTATACTGGGTTTTATTTTATTAAAATCCGGTCTTGAATATGTATTTATT
- the tnpB gene encoding IS200/IS605 family element RNA-guided endonuclease TnpB: MLKAYKYRMYPNQIQQELIAKHIGACRFIYNWALENKIKSYEQDGKAISRFELNKQIRVLKEDHEWLNEINSQSLQGATLNLENAFTKFFREKSGFPKFKSKKNPVQSFSVPQYYKVDFGNNKVYIPKIGWIKTRLHRRFDGKQRTATITRTPTGKYYISILVDDDKQLPQKQTFYEVNTIGVDVGIKDFAVTSDGEKIGNPRYLKNSIERLKVLQKRLSRKKKGSNNYRKLKHQIAKYHEKIANQREDFQHKLSNKLISENQAVALECLNVKGLLKNHNLAQHITDASWSSFVQKLEYKAEWYGKNIIKIGRFDPSSKICHVCGYYYQDLELKDREWECPDCKTIHDRDINASVNIKKFALDRQNLIGINSPSG, encoded by the coding sequence ATGTTAAAAGCTTACAAGTATCGTATGTATCCAAACCAAATCCAACAGGAGTTAATCGCAAAACATATAGGAGCTTGTAGGTTCATATACAACTGGGCATTGGAGAACAAAATCAAATCTTATGAGCAGGATGGTAAAGCAATATCAAGATTTGAATTGAACAAACAGATAAGGGTATTAAAAGAAGATCATGAATGGTTGAATGAAATTAACTCTCAATCATTACAGGGAGCTACTCTTAACCTGGAAAATGCTTTTACCAAATTTTTCAGAGAAAAATCAGGTTTTCCAAAGTTTAAATCCAAGAAAAACCCAGTACAATCGTTTTCTGTTCCTCAGTATTATAAAGTCGATTTTGGTAATAATAAAGTATACATACCTAAAATCGGCTGGATAAAAACAAGGCTTCATAGAAGGTTTGATGGTAAACAAAGGACTGCAACTATAACAAGAACACCGACAGGAAAATATTATATCAGTATTTTAGTCGATGACGACAAACAATTACCACAAAAACAGACATTCTACGAAGTTAATACTATAGGAGTCGATGTAGGAATCAAGGATTTCGCTGTAACATCCGATGGTGAAAAAATCGGCAACCCCAGATACCTGAAAAATTCAATTGAAAGATTGAAGGTATTACAGAAAAGGCTCAGCAGAAAAAAGAAGGGTTCTAACAATTACAGGAAACTGAAACATCAGATAGCAAAATATCATGAGAAAATTGCTAATCAGAGAGAAGATTTCCAGCATAAATTAAGTAATAAACTGATAAGCGAGAACCAAGCTGTAGCACTGGAATGTTTGAATGTAAAAGGACTGCTGAAAAATCATAATCTGGCACAGCATATAACCGATGCTTCATGGAGTAGTTTCGTTCAGAAATTAGAGTATAAAGCAGAATGGTACGGTAAAAATATTATCAAGATAGGACGATTCGACCCATCAAGCAAAATCTGTCATGTATGTGGATATTATTATCAGGATTTAGAACTTAAAGACAGAGAATGGGAATGTCCTGACTGTAAAACGATACATGATAGGGACATCAACGCATCAGTTAACATTAAAAAATTCGCACTGGATAGACAGAATCTAATAGGCATCAATTCACCTTCGGGATGA
- a CDS encoding chorismate--pyruvate lyase family protein, producing MITGFLDKLKNLDIPTCLRVCAGTDGSITFLLEIMTKEDVSVITKNQYLIPADKDTASLFNIDIGDEINYRTVALVAGNKPYVYARSLSPIKRMPPEVKQDMMRADIPIGKILRNHDIETRRDFENLEVEENHEYFECNQVLSRSYKIIHHNHVLMWINELFPVDDRWYL from the coding sequence TTGATAACCGGATTCCTTGATAAACTCAAAAATCTTGACATTCCGACCTGTCTGCGGGTATGTGCAGGTACTGATGGATCTATTACCTTCCTGCTTGAAATAATGACAAAAGAGGACGTATCTGTTATAACCAAGAATCAGTACTTAATACCTGCAGACAAAGATACCGCTTCCCTTTTTAATATCGATATCGGAGATGAAATAAACTATCGTACAGTCGCTCTGGTTGCGGGGAACAAACCCTATGTTTATGCAAGGTCACTATCACCCATTAAAAGAATGCCTCCTGAAGTAAAACAGGACATGATGCGCGCTGACATACCGATTGGTAAAATTCTTAGAAACCATGATATAGAAACCCGTAGGGATTTTGAAAATCTTGAAGTTGAAGAGAATCATGAGTATTTTGAATGCAACCAGGTGCTTTCAAGGTCTTACAAAATTATACACCACAATCATGTACTCATGTGGATTAATGAACTCTTTCCGGTTGATGACAGATGGTATTTATAA
- a CDS encoding DUF5611 family protein encodes MQLYKLKRGYKPDSDRIYSILDECFPTEIKCEDDKFITSYGALDKVEVWLEGKKMAVETESADETELDDELILDTNKRFRDFLYQATGYTAKERVKMAKKEVQD; translated from the coding sequence ATGCAGTTGTATAAATTAAAACGTGGATATAAACCAGACAGTGACCGTATCTATTCAATACTTGATGAGTGCTTTCCGACCGAAATAAAGTGTGAAGATGACAAATTTATAACTTCATACGGTGCTCTGGATAAAGTAGAAGTATGGCTGGAAGGCAAAAAAATGGCTGTTGAAACCGAGTCAGCCGATGAAACAGAACTTGATGATGAACTGATACTTGATACCAACAAAAGGTTCAGGGATTTCTTGTATCAGGCAACCGGGTACACTGCCAAAGAACGTGTAAAAATGGCTAAAAAAGAAGTACAAGATTAA